Below is a window of Rhipicephalus sanguineus isolate Rsan-2018 chromosome 9, BIME_Rsan_1.4, whole genome shotgun sequence DNA.
CGACTGCTTTTTCCTGTTGCAGTTGCCATGCACGAGTGTGactatgtaatgttagcagaTTATGGACAGCAGTGCCAGCATGTGGCAGCACCCTGTGGCAAGCAGCACATCTGATCGAAACGCCgctcttgttttatgttggctaTAGGCCAATATCTATCTGTTGCTATCTGTTGTTTTACACCATACAGTAGGCATCCGAAAGTCCGAAGAAAGTGAGCACAGGCATCTATAtatatgaaaagagggcacctgagaaattCGCAACATCGCATTCCGCTTttcaaactctccttgccgtgCACAGCTGCAAGATTTGGGTGAGATGTTTATAGCAGCGTCTGATATCCACAGGATGTCTTTTCACCAAGGGCTGGTACAGACCTGTTTAATACTTGCATGTAATCTTGCCAAGATTTATGAACATCAAAAAGCATGTACTAATAAAGGAAAGCATTTGACcgcaaaaaacacaagaaactgcCTACCATAGTAAAGTTCAATTGTGAAGAGAACAGCGATAGAAATGGTCAAGAAAAGTCAACTTTTGATTGCCCTACCACGTTAAACTCAAATTAGACTGAGTACATTTGTCACTGACACCCAGTAATCAGTCTCTTTCAAACAAGTTTGGTACATCAGCAACATAGCAAACTCGTCCAACTTTCATGTGCACGCACACTCTGTCCACATCCTCCGGTAGAAGAACAACTTTTTTTCGCTATCACCATGTGCATAACTGAGACTTGGTGGGTCGCTCATACTTGCATCGTCGCGAGCCGAATCTGCAGTTTGGTCGGAATCGCTTGAGAGCGAACTCTCCTCGAAGTCGTACGTGTCGTCGGGATCAGGATTTCCATCGCTGTCACCGTGTGCATCACTGAGACTTCGAGTGTCGAACGCCGCTACTCCAGAACCACCGTTACCAGCTAAAGACTGAGGAATGTTCTTGCTAGAGCGTGGCTGGCTGGCAGATTGCGCCTCCGCCGCTTTTTGATATAGGCTCGTTGACCGAGGTACTACATAATGCGATCCAGGCTCCAAATAGCGCTTCCTTCTTTTTGACCGAGGCTGTGGTTGAGCTGAATCCATCTTTCGTCGAACTGAACGCGAACTTCAAATAGCGCGCTTCATGGAGCCCACGCAAAGTGAGGCCGCGATGAACAATCTAAGCGGGTCCAAGATGCATAGACCGAGGCTTCACATTCACGCCCTGCTTGCCGTGCCTTGAAGATGGTGCGCGGCGCGGAAACGATGATAAACTATGATGTAACATAGGAGATAACCTGCAACGAGGTAGGGTTCCTCAGGTCACACTCGATTGCCATTATGGCCATCACGAtggccatgatgatgatgatgatgcgaccAACGGACCAACGCGAGCGACACCAGGCTAGCCACCCTAACCAGGCGACACTATGctcattgtttattttttatttacggtGAGTTAAGAAAAATTACCGTGTAAACTTGTAAAAACATGAAGCAAATTTTCTTAGTTTTTTAAAAACGAAATTGCATTTTGTTGAGACCCACAAATGGTACCGCCATCGTCATGAACAGCGCGTTGGTACGTacgtttttgttgtgtgtgttgcTGAGTGGTAGCGCGCGTCCATGTGCATTTCTTCGGCGGCATGTTCGCGTACGTTCGTTTCCGCGACGACAACGAAAAGCGAATCGTCCCAGTGGCTGCATGTAAACACCTCAAGCCGAACGATACGAGCGATTTTAATCCTCGCAAATGGTACAAAGTCTTCTGGAAAGATGAAACACACTGCGACCACTACCACGCTCAAGTGATTAGGCCTTACGGTAAGTGCATGACCGCCTCTTTGTTTTccaaatacaaaaacaaagatgAGGAAGCAGTCATTCTGAAATTATCCACTCGTCATGTTTTTTTAGCTACCGAGGACGATGCAGGGAAGGCTACCGAAAAACGAACTTCCATTCCGCAAAGACCTGGCAGCGACTCCTCCTATAGCTGCAGTTCAAATGAAGTGGATGGATCGTTTGAAGAAGTAAGTGCAGTCAGTTGCAATCGCTCACATTGCAGCTGATGTGCTACTTTTCGGCCTAATTATTACCGACAGCCAATTTTGATCTGCACGTGGTGCCGTATCACACATGGTGCAGCGATGCTTTGATCAATGCCTCCTACGAGGCATTGCTCTGATATACCCCCCATTGGAGATATATCAGAACATCGCTGCTCCACTACCGCACGGACGTCGGTGCGGTCGTATTTGCTATTGCAGGTGGGGGTAAAGTTGCAATATGCCGAATAGCAATTTATTTTATCCTTATATCTTTGTATGAGCGCAGCCTATAGTCATTTTTTCTGTACAAGTCACTGGTTCAGAATTATTTTTGCTAGCGCGGATGGGAGAGCtgacacagacaagcgcttgtccgagTCATCGTCAGCTCTCTCtcttcgtgcattcgtgtttattcccgcgctgttgaaatttccttcaAGACGCAAATACGCCCTGTTTTTAGTTGCGAACAAGCTATAAGCTGTGAAATTATAATGTTGGGTTAATTGTCTATGCACTTGCTGGAAACGCAGCGTCAAGCTGCTGTTAAACAGAAAATGAAGGATGTGAGCAGCCATTTTAAGAAGAAGCAGCGAGACCTCCTGTTTGGTGATGCTGAGGGCGGaaaaaagaccgagaaagaacTTCTCAAAGAAGAAGTGAATATGCTGAAGGCCGAAAATTCAAAACTCTTGGACCGAATAAGAATGCTCGAAAAGGCCCTATGCAGCAAAATTTTCAAAACAGGTTTGATTATTATTTCCTTATAAACTATTGTCATGCACTGCTGCTAGTGTTGTATACATCAGTAAGTTGCACTTTTCTTATAACGTACAATTTTGCTGAaagcagaatgcaatgcaagctcATATATCATACGTAGAAGTGATGCGGGCATGTTTTTCTAATCACTTGTAAGTATGCTTCTCCATGCTGTCACAGCATGGTGCTcatattaaagaacaccagatggtcaaaatttcttgagccctccactgcggcgtcccccgtatcacatcatggttttgaaATGTGACACCCAACCTATTATTGTACTTTCATGGCATATATCTCAACTGCATGCTCTATTTTATGTTATTTGGCCTTGCACACCCTGGTCTCTCTTCAGTCTGAGACCTAGAAGCTACTGTGACAATTAAGGGTGCGATTAACTTTCTTTTGCTGCATACGTTTCTGCATACacttttttattgcagaaaaaaaaacctcgTTCTGTGCGAGGGCTGCAGCCGCAAGCCAGAACAACAAGTTGCGCCTTTGCCATCGCCATGTGCTGCCACGCACCACcaccatgcagccgccgcgcaccGCTACCGTGCAGCCACTGCGCACCACCACAGCGACCCCGGGCAGCCCTGAAGTGGCCCACACAAGTGCGAGGGAGGCCGATTACGTGACCACTGACGGAGAGGTATTGTAAAACTCTAGTGTGCTTTGTCTTAAAGGTATAATGCTTTGCTGTAATGAGAAAATGTGCATTGACATattgttgtgtgcacatcatctTTAACTTGTTTTATAGGTGCATCTGGGCAAAGGGATCACCATTCCTGAGGGCCTGTACAGCCGCCTCATGAGCACAAAAAGCGAAACCCGCTTTGTTCGTGAGGCGGCCGTTGCCATTTATTCAACGGCAGGCTTGGTTGGGCGGAGTGTAATTGGAACAGCCTCTAACCGGACAAAGGGAGAGGCAAAACCTCCCTTGGATAAAGAAAAATACGCTGTGCTTTCTGGTAGGTAAAATTTCCCAGTCTGACTGGAGTTTATGAAAGTAGTTGCCTGCATTTTTGTGCATAATAGTAAGATCAGCCGAGATTCCACTGCCAACTTGTATATAACTACTTACTAAGGCTTCAAGCCTCGTATTTTTGTCTACTGGAGCTGGACACTTATGCAAGTATCAAcaaactaattaaaaaaaaagactgataGCACTCGTATTTATTTCCTTGTCATATTAACTCCTCTGTTTCGAGTGCATATAATTGTCACCTAACAAGTGCCCataatttgctttgtttttgatCATGCAGATTTCTTCAACCATTTTTTGAAAAGCAATTTTCCAATTGGAGAGGTCGAGCAAAAGAAGAAGATACTAAATAAGGCGCTCGCAAACAAAATTAACGATTTGATGAAATCAAAAGATTAAGAAGTCAATGGAACATCAAATAAAAGATTTTGTTTGATTTCTGTGTTCATCTGTGTCCTGCTTGCTCTAATGCAGTGGCCCACCTGCCAGTCGGCTAAGCACCGATTCACTTGTGGGCTTATATGCAGTAGAATGGTACTAGACTGGTACACCCATAGACTGATACACCTATAGACTGGTGCACCCATAGACTGATACACCTATAGACTGGTGCACCCATAGACTGATACACCTACACACTGGTACACCTATAGACTGATCCACCTATAGACTGATACACTTATAGACTGATACAACTATAGACTGATACACCTGTCAATAAACTGATAGCCTATCAGTTTTTCTatcagaatttttgctagggaaaccagtttatagacctggcatggctgtgtggtagaataccacaGAGCCATCCCTATTGAAAAATTCCATATGTGATCTTACGGAAAACATACGGATTCCGTATATTTGCCATAAGGAATATATGGATTTCTTACGGATGTATACGGACGCTTACGGAAATTGTAAGGAAGATAAGGAGACTGACATATGGTGCATAAGGAATGCCGTATGGGCTTGCGGATTTTAGTCTTAAGGAACGAACGGAGTCCGTATCTGTTGTATGGAAAGAGCCATACGGCTATAAGGAATATGTGGAAAGCATGGCGTATGCGGACCGATCTGTCCGCATATCCGTATCGCACATACGGATTCCGTTCGCTCCTTAAGGCTAACATCCGCAAGCCCATACGGCATTCCTTATGCACCAAATGTCAGTATCCTTATCTTCCTTACACAACGAACGGAATCCGTATGTATGATACGGATGTACGGAAAACATTCATACCCCACACATGAACATTTCTTGATCACACAAGCAGATCTGTAGGACATGTAGGTAGCAACAATGTCGtcagccaggcacgtaggcaaaggggggggggggtcctcgccccccccgaaattcacgcagccttctatattcccgggcaattctttctttttttttgccatggaaagctTTCTTTCAAAAAATtaggccctgcccccccccccccccccccccacacacacaaaaaaaaaatcctggctacgtgcctgtcatGAAAAGTGCGTATTTGGATCACACTTATATCCATGACACGTGTATATAGCATTGTATTTggaattatttatttacaaactGACCTACATTCAGGTGTACCTCAATCTGAATGTCAAGCGTACTATAGGCATGCAATGAGTATGCCAGGACTGATCTACAGTGAGGTGTCCCGCATTTGAATGTCAAGCGTACATAGGCATGCAAGGAGCTCGCATGCAAGGACTGACCTACATATTCAGGTGTCCTTCCCACACATTGAATGTCAAGCGTACTGGCATGCAAGGAGGGAGGACTAATTTTTGCACTTCCTAGTTTTCGCTAAATACAGCGACGTCGTGCAAGAATA
It encodes the following:
- the LOC119406036 gene encoding uncharacterized protein LOC119406036 isoform X1 — encoded protein: MFAYVRFRDDNEKRIVPVAACKHLKPNDTSDFNPRKWYKVFWKDETHCDHYHAQVIRPYGKCMTASLFSKYKNKDEEAVILKLSTRHVFLATEDDAGKATEKRTSIPQRPGSDSSYSCSSNEVDGSFEERQAAVKQKMKDVSSHFKKKQRDLLFGDAEGGKKTEKELLKEEVNMLKAENSKLLDRIRMLEKALCSKIFKTEKKTSFCARAAAASQNNKLRLCHRHVLPRTTTMQPPRTATVQPLRTTTATPGSPEVAHTSAREADYVTTDGEVHLGKGITIPEGLYSRLMSTKSETRFVREAAVAIYSTAGLVGRSVIGTASNRTKGEAKPPLDKEKYAVLSDFFNHFLKSNFPIGEVEQKKKILNKALANKINDLMKSKD
- the LOC119406036 gene encoding uncharacterized protein LOC119406036 isoform X2, with amino-acid sequence MFAYVRFRDDNEKRIVPVAACKHLKPNDTSDFNPRKWYKVFWKDETHCDHYHAQVIRPYATEDDAGKATEKRTSIPQRPGSDSSYSCSSNEVDGSFEERQAAVKQKMKDVSSHFKKKQRDLLFGDAEGGKKTEKELLKEEVNMLKAENSKLLDRIRMLEKALCSKIFKTEKKTSFCARAAAASQNNKLRLCHRHVLPRTTTMQPPRTATVQPLRTTTATPGSPEVAHTSAREADYVTTDGEVHLGKGITIPEGLYSRLMSTKSETRFVREAAVAIYSTAGLVGRSVIGTASNRTKGEAKPPLDKEKYAVLSDFFNHFLKSNFPIGEVEQKKKILNKALANKINDLMKSKD